In Dryobates pubescens isolate bDryPub1 chromosome 8, bDryPub1.pri, whole genome shotgun sequence, a genomic segment contains:
- the C8H3orf85 gene encoding uncharacterized protein C3orf85 homolog, translating to MAPKTCQMLVSALLFTASLSGVLGAPFLTEDSANQFIRLKRQIPYSQSYWDPSSSQSAWGHTMAEQFSESWTALRNTAQYYMDWSSLAFDPSVASDTIKSYMDMFQQSGTHLQQQTRMSY from the exons ATGGCTCCTAAGACGTGTCAAATGTTGgtgtctgctctgctgtttACAG cctctctttcagGTGTCCTTGGAGCACCTTTTCTGACAGAAGACTCAGCAAATCAATTCATCCGACTCAAGCGGCAGATACCATACTCGCAGAGCTACtgggaccccagcagcagccagagtgcATGGGGACACACCATGGCTGAACAG TTTAGTGAATCGTGGACAGCTTTGAGAAACACAGCACAATATTACATGGACTGGAGTTCTTTGGCCTTTGATCCTTCAGTTGCCAG TGACACCATCAAGTCTTAcatggacatgttccagcagtcTGGGACTCACCTACAGCAACAGACAAGAATGAGCTATTGA